A genome region from Solirubrobacter pauli includes the following:
- a CDS encoding ABC transporter substrate-binding protein: protein MRRVGSIATVLALAVTVAACGKGGAEENAGGEPAGGGEAAVKTGPGTTADAITLGYLPDLSGVFAPNGKAMMEGANLYWDAKNKAGGICGRQIKVSVQDTGYDPQKAVAAYQQMSGDVVGLGLVLGSSIVSALLPNVQQESMFLNFAGWTSDILPSENVAIAGTTYDIEAINAVDFLLTQKGLKSGDTVGHLYFEGDYGENALKGSEFAAEKHGLKLVKQKITPADQDMTGQVAAFKKAGVKAILFSAAPPQAASLAGLAASQKLDVPIVANGPGWTPQLLTTPAADALAANYHVVSSMAPLSVQSEGVQKFLSAYQAKYPEGTPSSNGSLYAYAGAQIADAALTKACEDKDLTRKGVLDALHSLTALDTGGVVAGTLDFSDPASPPGNLVYIAKVSKDAPGGLEALGEPSQAADAESFKR, encoded by the coding sequence ATGAGGCGTGTCGGTTCGATCGCGACGGTGCTCGCGCTCGCGGTGACGGTGGCGGCGTGCGGCAAGGGCGGTGCGGAGGAGAACGCCGGCGGTGAGCCGGCGGGCGGCGGCGAGGCGGCGGTCAAGACCGGTCCGGGGACGACCGCCGACGCGATCACGCTCGGCTACCTGCCCGACCTGAGCGGCGTCTTCGCGCCCAACGGCAAGGCGATGATGGAGGGCGCGAACCTCTACTGGGACGCCAAGAACAAGGCGGGCGGGATCTGCGGCCGGCAGATCAAGGTCTCGGTGCAGGACACGGGCTACGACCCGCAGAAGGCGGTGGCCGCCTACCAGCAGATGTCCGGCGACGTCGTCGGCCTCGGGCTCGTGCTCGGCTCGTCGATCGTGAGCGCGCTGCTGCCGAACGTGCAGCAGGAGAGCATGTTCCTGAACTTCGCGGGCTGGACGTCGGACATCCTCCCGAGCGAGAACGTCGCGATCGCCGGCACGACGTACGACATCGAGGCCATCAACGCGGTCGACTTCCTGCTCACGCAGAAGGGGCTCAAGTCGGGCGACACGGTCGGGCACCTGTACTTCGAGGGCGACTACGGCGAGAACGCGCTCAAGGGGTCGGAGTTCGCGGCCGAGAAGCACGGCCTCAAGCTCGTCAAGCAGAAGATCACGCCCGCCGACCAGGACATGACCGGGCAGGTCGCGGCGTTCAAGAAGGCCGGGGTGAAGGCGATCCTGTTCAGCGCGGCGCCGCCGCAGGCGGCCTCGCTCGCCGGCCTGGCCGCGTCGCAGAAGCTCGACGTGCCGATCGTCGCCAACGGCCCGGGGTGGACCCCACAGCTGCTGACGACGCCGGCCGCCGACGCGCTGGCCGCGAACTATCACGTCGTCTCCTCGATGGCACCGCTGAGCGTGCAGAGCGAGGGGGTGCAGAAGTTCCTGTCCGCGTACCAGGCCAAGTACCCGGAGGGCACGCCGTCCTCGAACGGCTCCCTGTACGCCTACGCGGGCGCGCAGATCGCCGACGCGGCGCTCACGAAGGCGTGCGAGGACAAGGACCTCACGCGCAAGGGCGTGCTCGACGCGCTGCACTCGCTGACGGCGCTCGACACCGGCGGCGTGGTCGCCGGCACGCTGGACTTCAGCGATCCCGCGTCGCCTCCGGGCAACCTCGTCTACATCGCGAAGGTGAGCAAGGACGCGCCGGGCGGGCTGGAGGCGCTGGGGGAGCCGTCGCAGGCCGCCGAC
- a CDS encoding branched-chain amino acid ABC transporter permease: protein MSKRVGVAVAVVVLLAAVPIWFESFWLQTGLFAMAAVIAAIGLTILVGIAGQLSLAHAFFVAIGAYGYAYLADKIPPVAALVAAVLLAGLAGALFSPIAGRVRGIYLGLASLGLVFLGQHILQNATGITGGYRGIAVPPFSVFGFEFTGADGMVVLGVPYGPLEKLWYLGLVLVAAALWYGRNLVRSRPGRALATVRDSEVAAATNGIDVVRYKAAAFTVSSMYAGLGGVLMALAFGRIVPESFGLLLSIDFLVMVVIGGAGSVGGAAAGAVFVTALPLILNHYSGSLPLLAEPGSGGVGAPELSRLLYGAAIVVVLLFARDGLAGLVHRKERVV, encoded by the coding sequence GTGTCTAAGCGCGTGGGCGTCGCGGTCGCGGTCGTCGTCTTGCTGGCGGCGGTGCCGATCTGGTTCGAGAGCTTCTGGCTGCAGACCGGTCTGTTCGCGATGGCGGCGGTCATCGCGGCGATCGGGCTCACGATCCTCGTCGGGATCGCGGGCCAGCTCTCGCTCGCGCACGCGTTCTTCGTCGCCATCGGCGCCTACGGCTACGCGTACCTCGCCGACAAGATCCCGCCCGTGGCGGCGCTGGTCGCCGCGGTGCTGCTCGCGGGCCTGGCGGGCGCGCTGTTCAGCCCGATCGCGGGCCGCGTCCGTGGCATCTACCTCGGGCTCGCGTCGCTCGGGCTCGTCTTCCTCGGCCAGCACATCCTCCAGAACGCGACCGGCATCACGGGCGGCTACCGCGGGATCGCCGTGCCGCCGTTCTCGGTCTTCGGCTTCGAGTTCACCGGCGCCGACGGCATGGTCGTGCTCGGCGTCCCCTACGGACCGCTGGAGAAGCTCTGGTACCTGGGGCTCGTGCTGGTGGCCGCGGCGCTCTGGTACGGGCGCAACCTGGTCCGGTCCCGTCCCGGCCGCGCGCTCGCGACCGTGCGGGACAGCGAGGTGGCGGCCGCCACCAACGGCATCGACGTCGTCCGCTACAAGGCCGCGGCGTTCACCGTGTCGTCGATGTACGCGGGCCTGGGCGGGGTGCTGATGGCGCTCGCGTTCGGGCGCATCGTGCCGGAGTCGTTCGGGCTGCTGCTGTCGATCGACTTCCTGGTGATGGTCGTGATCGGCGGCGCCGGCTCGGTCGGCGGAGCGGCCGCCGGCGCGGTGTTCGTGACCGCGCTGCCGCTGATCCTCAACCACTACAGCGGCTCGCTGCCGCTGCTCGCCGAGCCGGGCTCGGGTGGCGTCGGCGCCCCCGAGCTGAGCCGGCTGTTGTACGGCGCGGCGATCGTCGTCGTCCTGCTGTTCGCCCGTGACGGGCTCGCCGGGCTCGTCCACCGAAAGGAGAGGGTTGTATGA
- a CDS encoding branched-chain amino acid ABC transporter permease, whose amino-acid sequence MNQFVTLLVGGLFLGAIYSLVALGFVTVFKATHVINFAQGSVLLLGAYVIARLHASIGFWPAVLAGVCAAAFASVLIDVVLIRRIRRADLGTLAILTLGVDILLATELSRRIGTDVLSVGAPWGNHVTELFGIRVATSRVVAGCVAAVLVAGFWAAFKFTDWGIAMRSAAEDGETASLMGIRRNRVAAAAWALAGGLAAVGGLFLTSFPAAGVTGGVGLLALACIPAVVLGGFDSPGGAVVGGLIIGVVSVLTAGYQEELSFLGRGLGGVAPFAVMLLVLLVRPSGLFGTRELTRV is encoded by the coding sequence GTGAACCAGTTCGTGACGCTGCTGGTCGGCGGGTTGTTCCTGGGCGCGATCTACTCGCTCGTGGCGCTCGGCTTCGTGACGGTCTTCAAGGCCACGCACGTGATCAACTTCGCGCAGGGCTCCGTGCTGCTGCTCGGGGCGTACGTCATCGCGCGGCTGCACGCGTCGATCGGGTTCTGGCCGGCGGTGCTCGCGGGTGTCTGCGCCGCGGCCTTCGCGTCCGTGCTGATCGACGTCGTGCTGATCCGGCGGATCCGCCGCGCGGACCTGGGCACGCTGGCGATCCTCACGCTGGGCGTGGACATCCTGCTCGCGACCGAGCTGTCGCGCCGGATCGGGACCGACGTGCTGAGCGTCGGCGCGCCGTGGGGCAACCACGTCACCGAGCTCTTCGGCATCCGCGTGGCCACGTCGCGCGTGGTCGCCGGGTGCGTCGCCGCCGTGCTGGTCGCGGGGTTCTGGGCGGCGTTCAAGTTCACGGACTGGGGGATCGCCATGCGCTCCGCGGCCGAGGACGGGGAGACCGCGTCGTTGATGGGCATCCGCCGCAACCGCGTCGCGGCGGCCGCGTGGGCGCTGGCGGGCGGGCTCGCGGCCGTCGGCGGGCTGTTCCTGACGAGCTTCCCGGCCGCGGGCGTGACCGGCGGCGTCGGGCTGCTCGCGCTGGCTTGCATCCCCGCCGTGGTGCTCGGCGGGTTCGACTCGCCGGGCGGCGCCGTCGTCGGCGGGCTGATCATCGGGGTCGTCTCCGTCCTCACCGCGGGCTACCAGGAGGAGCTGTCGTTCCTCGGGCGCGGGCTCGGCGGCGTGGCGCCGTTCGCGGTCATGCTGCTCGTGCTGCTGGTCCGGCCGTCCGGCCTCTTCGGCACCCGGGAGCTGACCCGTGTCTAA
- a CDS encoding ABC transporter ATP-binding protein has product MESDAQPLVVEGLGVRFGGLAALSDVSFTVEPGSLHALIGPNGAGKSTCLNVLSGVYAASQGSVRYGGRELTRLRPHRIAALGIARTFQNIALSARVSVLDNLLVARHRRMRAGFVGDGLRLPSARRERAEHERRVREIAALIGLDDLARPVGTLSYGTRKRVELARALCAEPELLLLDEPVAGMVRDESAAMARAIAQARAELGISVLLVEHDMSFVMGMADRVTVLDFGKRIADGTPAEVQRDPEVLRAYLGGAT; this is encoded by the coding sequence GTGGAGAGCGACGCGCAGCCGCTCGTGGTCGAGGGCCTGGGGGTGCGCTTCGGCGGGCTCGCAGCGCTCAGCGACGTGTCCTTCACGGTCGAGCCGGGCTCGCTGCACGCGTTGATCGGGCCCAACGGCGCGGGCAAGTCCACCTGCCTCAACGTCCTCTCCGGGGTCTACGCCGCGAGCCAGGGGTCCGTCCGGTACGGCGGGCGTGAGCTGACCAGGCTCCGCCCGCACCGGATCGCGGCGCTCGGCATCGCGCGCACCTTCCAGAACATCGCGCTCTCGGCGCGCGTGTCCGTGCTGGACAACCTGCTGGTCGCCCGCCACCGGCGGATGCGCGCGGGGTTCGTGGGCGACGGGCTGCGGCTGCCGAGCGCGCGGCGGGAACGTGCCGAGCACGAGCGGCGGGTGCGCGAGATCGCGGCGCTGATCGGCCTCGACGACCTCGCGCGTCCCGTCGGCACGCTGTCGTACGGGACGCGCAAGCGGGTCGAGCTGGCGCGGGCGCTGTGCGCCGAGCCCGAGCTGCTGCTGCTCGACGAGCCGGTGGCCGGGATGGTCCGCGACGAGTCGGCGGCGATGGCGCGCGCGATCGCGCAGGCCCGGGCCGAGCTCGGCATCTCCGTGCTGCTGGTGGAGCACGACATGTCGTTCGTGATGGGGATGGCCGACCGCGTGACCGTGCTCGACTTCGGCAAGCGGATCGCGGACGGCACGCCGGCCGAGGTGCAGCGCGACCCGGAGGTGCTGCGCGCGTACCTGGGAGGCGCGACGTGA
- a CDS encoding MarR family winged helix-turn-helix transcriptional regulator, with protein sequence MASEPRVISPHVGYVIGRLDRAIRKEIGALVAPFGLTVPKYTALSILRDRPGLSNAQLARRVYVTPQSMAEVLNALEADGYIVRSPAANHGRVLEVSLSERGREVLAACDRAVNHMENAMLADLDEAGREQLLEALVNAVYRLGAGFGPR encoded by the coding sequence GTGGCTTCGGAACCGCGCGTCATCAGCCCGCACGTCGGCTACGTCATCGGGCGCCTGGACCGCGCGATCCGCAAGGAGATCGGCGCGCTCGTCGCGCCCTTCGGGCTCACCGTCCCCAAGTACACGGCGCTCTCGATCCTGCGTGACCGGCCCGGCCTGTCCAACGCCCAGCTCGCCCGCCGCGTGTACGTCACACCGCAGTCCATGGCCGAAGTGCTGAACGCGCTGGAGGCCGACGGGTACATCGTCCGCTCGCCCGCGGCCAACCACGGGCGGGTCCTGGAGGTGTCCCTGTCCGAGCGCGGGCGCGAGGTGCTGGCGGCGTGCGACCGCGCCGTGAACCACATGGAGAACGCGATGCTCGCCGACCTCGACGAGGCCGGCCGCGAGCAGCTCCTGGAGGCGCTCGTCAACGCCGTCTACCGGCTCGGCGCCGGGTTCGGTCCGCGTTGA
- a CDS encoding DUF6351 family protein: MVGRVSAVTATLVAGLAGSADASGVRSLEVLSNRADLVSGGDALVAAQTSGPVTVDVDGRDVTSAFAVRPSGRLEGLVTGLKVGANVLTVRDAGGAGRRITITNHPIGGPVFSGPQITPYACNPNASNPPLGAATDAQCNAPTKVELLYRNAAGQFVAYDPANPPADVQQTTTDAGRTVPFIVQRVTGTANRGIYQVAVLVDPLEPIEPWSADQPWSRKLFYTFGGACGTEHRQLAPGSVLQAQPLGAGFVVATSSLNIYANNCNDVVSAEAAMMTKEIVAERYGPVRYTIGNGGSAATMQQHLLAENYPGLLDGLTTSQAFEDHFTQVQGSLDCRVLMHYFWPTSPLSQPGHASAAPNALFPTAAARQPVWGSNPANPDNLCGQKVLAFGADRTELVPTANVACGLQPAQVWNATTNPTGERCGIADFMRAIFGVTITPDAPNGKGKLAVDNAGVQYGLVALQDGRLTAEQFVDLNAKVGGIDVDGTFTAARTAADPDALRIAYETGRVNSATGAADVPEIDNRTSAQMDDTGFHPAFHSFTYRARLDRSNGDHANQVIWLSRSGGVVPNQFDAMRRWLDTGEKPKDACFMAGGVEGDLSCNGTWTSYGNPRLAAGSPYTLDVVKCRLKPLSRADYAVTFTDAQWATLQATFPDGVCDYARPGVSQQPPKARWLTFADGPGGRALGPAPAADAFAEGTVGGTVPATLALTVAPASFGTFVPGVADEYTATTKATVTSSAGDATLSVAGPGHLANGAFTLPEPLRVQLAKTTWSAPTAGEDVAVTFTQRIGATDPLRTGTYSGTVTFTLSTTAP, translated from the coding sequence ATGGTCGGTCGCGTGTCCGCGGTCACCGCAACGCTGGTCGCCGGCCTTGCCGGGAGCGCCGACGCGTCCGGAGTGCGGTCGCTCGAAGTGCTCTCCAACCGCGCCGATCTCGTCTCCGGCGGTGACGCCCTCGTCGCCGCGCAGACCAGCGGGCCGGTGACCGTCGACGTCGACGGCCGCGACGTCACGAGCGCGTTCGCGGTCCGGCCGAGCGGCCGGCTGGAGGGCCTGGTGACGGGGCTGAAGGTCGGCGCGAACGTGCTGACCGTGCGCGACGCCGGCGGTGCGGGGCGACGGATCACGATCACCAACCACCCGATCGGCGGCCCGGTCTTCTCCGGCCCGCAGATCACGCCGTACGCGTGCAACCCGAACGCCTCGAACCCGCCGCTCGGCGCGGCGACCGACGCGCAGTGCAACGCGCCGACCAAGGTGGAGCTGCTGTACCGCAACGCCGCCGGCCAGTTCGTCGCCTACGACCCGGCCAACCCGCCGGCGGACGTGCAGCAGACCACCACCGACGCCGGCCGGACCGTGCCGTTCATCGTCCAGCGCGTCACGGGCACCGCGAACCGCGGGATCTACCAGGTGGCCGTGCTCGTCGACCCGCTCGAGCCGATCGAGCCCTGGTCGGCCGACCAGCCGTGGAGCCGCAAGCTCTTCTACACGTTCGGCGGCGCCTGCGGCACCGAGCACCGGCAGCTCGCGCCGGGCAGCGTGCTCCAGGCGCAGCCGCTGGGCGCCGGGTTCGTGGTCGCCACCTCGAGCCTGAACATCTACGCCAACAACTGCAACGACGTGGTGAGCGCCGAGGCGGCGATGATGACCAAGGAGATCGTCGCCGAGCGCTACGGCCCGGTGCGATACACGATCGGCAACGGCGGGTCGGCGGCCACGATGCAGCAGCACCTGCTGGCCGAGAACTACCCCGGGCTGCTGGACGGCCTGACGACGAGCCAGGCCTTCGAGGACCACTTCACGCAGGTGCAGGGCTCGCTCGACTGCCGGGTGCTGATGCACTACTTCTGGCCGACCAGCCCGCTCTCGCAGCCGGGCCACGCGAGCGCCGCGCCGAACGCGCTGTTCCCGACGGCCGCGGCGCGCCAGCCCGTGTGGGGATCGAACCCGGCCAACCCGGACAACCTGTGCGGGCAGAAGGTGCTGGCCTTCGGCGCCGACCGCACGGAGCTCGTCCCGACCGCGAACGTCGCCTGTGGCCTCCAGCCCGCGCAGGTGTGGAACGCGACGACGAACCCGACCGGCGAGCGCTGCGGCATCGCCGACTTCATGCGGGCGATCTTCGGCGTGACGATCACGCCCGACGCACCCAACGGCAAGGGCAAGCTCGCGGTCGACAACGCCGGCGTCCAGTACGGGCTCGTCGCGCTGCAGGATGGCCGGCTCACGGCCGAGCAGTTCGTCGACCTCAACGCGAAGGTCGGCGGGATCGACGTGGACGGCACCTTCACCGCCGCGCGGACCGCCGCCGACCCCGACGCGCTGCGGATCGCCTACGAGACCGGCCGCGTCAACAGCGCGACCGGCGCGGCGGACGTGCCTGAGATCGACAACCGCACCAGCGCGCAGATGGACGACACGGGCTTCCATCCCGCCTTCCACTCGTTCACGTACCGCGCGCGGCTGGACCGCTCGAACGGCGACCACGCGAACCAGGTGATCTGGCTCTCGCGCAGCGGCGGCGTGGTCCCGAACCAGTTCGACGCGATGCGGCGCTGGCTGGACACGGGCGAGAAGCCGAAGGACGCGTGCTTCATGGCGGGCGGCGTCGAGGGCGACCTCAGCTGCAACGGCACCTGGACTTCGTACGGCAACCCGCGGCTCGCGGCGGGCTCGCCGTACACGCTGGACGTCGTCAAGTGCCGGCTCAAGCCCTTGTCCCGCGCCGACTACGCCGTGACGTTCACGGACGCGCAGTGGGCGACGCTGCAGGCGACGTTCCCGGACGGCGTGTGCGACTACGCGCGGCCGGGCGTGAGCCAGCAGCCGCCGAAGGCACGCTGGCTGACGTTCGCGGACGGCCCGGGCGGGCGGGCGCTCGGGCCGGCCCCGGCGGCCGACGCGTTCGCCGAGGGGACCGTCGGCGGCACCGTGCCGGCCACGCTCGCGCTCACGGTCGCGCCGGCGAGCTTCGGCACGTTCGTTCCCGGCGTCGCGGACGAGTACACGGCCACGACGAAGGCGACGGTGACGAGCAGCGCCGGCGACGCCACGCTCTCCGTCGCCGGCCCCGGCCACCTGGCCAACGGCGCGTTCACGCTGCCGGAGCCGCTGCGGGTGCAGCTCGCCAAGACGACGTGGTCGGCGCCGACCGCGGGCGAGGACGTCGCGGTGACGTTCACGCAGCGGATCGGGGCGACCGACCCGCTGCGGACGGGGACCTACTCGGGGACGGTGACCTTCACCTTGTCGACCACCGCCCCCTGA
- a CDS encoding sugar ABC transporter permease has product MSAPAATQPVSEFERETLPGQGGLGEASGAYWDRIKGGDLGALPAVIGALVLVIVFGIMEPDSFLTEQNFANLLNQGAAIMVLAMGLVFVLLLGEIDLSAGFTAGTGAAILGVTLTQHGWSWPLAVLAALATGVAIGFALAVLVARLGIPSFVVSLAFFLGLQGAMLLIIGEGGTIPIRDGAVLKVMNQNMSVGLGWLFAAIVIAGFAATSLRAIQTRRRAGLPVPAMSVWAAKVGALAVVVLVVVFLLNQERQRANAPIVIQGVPWVVPLVAVLVVALTFLLGRTSFGRHVYAVGGNAEAARRAGINVPNIKTLCFILGSTLAIVAGILLASRDNSVSPTTGGAQTLLYAVGAAVIGGTSLFGGRGRIVDAVTGGLVVAIIANGLPLVTQKSGVQFIINGLVLLLAASVDAISRRRAAATGR; this is encoded by the coding sequence ATGAGCGCGCCCGCGGCGACCCAGCCCGTGTCGGAGTTCGAGCGCGAGACCCTGCCCGGCCAGGGCGGGCTCGGCGAGGCCTCGGGCGCGTACTGGGACCGGATCAAGGGCGGCGACCTCGGCGCCCTGCCGGCGGTCATCGGCGCGCTGGTGCTGGTGATCGTGTTCGGGATCATGGAGCCCGACTCGTTCCTGACCGAGCAGAACTTCGCCAACCTGCTCAACCAGGGCGCGGCGATCATGGTCCTGGCGATGGGGTTGGTGTTCGTCCTGCTGCTGGGCGAGATCGACCTGTCGGCCGGCTTCACGGCCGGTACCGGCGCGGCGATCCTCGGCGTCACGCTCACCCAGCACGGCTGGTCCTGGCCGCTCGCGGTGCTGGCCGCGCTGGCCACCGGCGTGGCCATCGGCTTCGCGCTCGCGGTGCTGGTGGCCCGGCTGGGCATCCCGTCGTTCGTGGTCTCGCTGGCCTTCTTCCTCGGCCTGCAGGGCGCGATGCTGTTGATCATCGGCGAGGGCGGGACGATCCCGATCCGCGACGGCGCCGTGCTGAAGGTGATGAACCAGAACATGTCCGTCGGCCTCGGCTGGCTGTTCGCGGCGATCGTCATCGCCGGGTTCGCCGCCACGTCGCTGCGGGCGATCCAGACCCGCCGGCGCGCGGGGCTCCCCGTGCCGGCGATGTCGGTGTGGGCGGCCAAGGTCGGCGCCCTCGCGGTGGTCGTGCTGGTGGTCGTGTTCCTGCTCAACCAGGAGCGCCAGCGGGCCAACGCGCCGATCGTCATCCAGGGCGTGCCGTGGGTCGTCCCGCTGGTCGCCGTGCTGGTGGTCGCGCTCACGTTCCTGCTCGGGCGCACCAGCTTCGGCCGGCACGTCTATGCGGTCGGTGGCAACGCCGAGGCGGCGCGCCGGGCGGGCATCAACGTCCCGAACATCAAGACGCTGTGCTTCATCCTGGGCTCGACGCTGGCGATCGTGGCGGGCATCCTGCTCGCCTCGCGTGACAACAGCGTCTCGCCGACCACCGGTGGCGCGCAGACGCTGCTGTACGCGGTCGGTGCGGCGGTCATCGGCGGCACCTCGCTGTTCGGTGGGCGCGGTCGGATCGTGGACGCCGTCACTGGCGGCCTGGTGGTGGCGATCATCGCCAACGGCCTGCCGCTGGTCACCCAGAAGTCCGGCGTGCAGTTCATCATCAACGGCCTCGTGCTCCTGCTCGCGGCCAGCGTCGACGCCATCTCGCGCCGACGGGCGGCGGCGACCGGCCGCTGA
- a CDS encoding ATP-binding cassette domain-containing protein, which produces MTEPLLSLRGVNKSFGAVHVLRDVDLDVAAGEVTALVGDNGAGKSTLIKCVAGIHPVDDGEIRFEGRPVSIHGPKDANALGIEIVYQDLALCDNLDVVHNLFLGREIHSGITLNETEMEKRAGETLKSLSVRTLRSLRQNVSSLSGGQRQTVAIARAVLWNSKVVILDEPTAALGVAQTEQVLNLVRRLADNGLGVVLITHNMADVMRVADSIATLYLGQMAAQVRAKDVTNRQVVELITTGQTDVLAGVA; this is translated from the coding sequence GTGACCGAGCCGTTGCTCTCGCTGCGCGGCGTCAACAAGTCCTTCGGGGCGGTCCACGTCCTGCGTGACGTGGACCTCGACGTCGCCGCGGGGGAAGTCACCGCGCTGGTGGGGGACAACGGCGCCGGCAAGAGCACGCTGATCAAGTGCGTCGCCGGGATCCACCCGGTCGACGACGGCGAGATCCGCTTCGAGGGGCGGCCCGTCAGCATCCACGGGCCCAAGGACGCGAACGCCCTGGGGATCGAGATCGTCTACCAGGACCTCGCGCTGTGCGACAACCTCGACGTCGTCCACAACCTGTTCCTCGGGCGTGAGATCCACTCGGGGATCACGCTCAACGAGACCGAGATGGAGAAGCGGGCGGGCGAGACGCTCAAGTCGCTGTCGGTCCGCACGCTGCGCTCGTTGCGGCAGAACGTGTCGTCCCTGTCGGGCGGTCAGCGCCAGACGGTGGCGATCGCCCGCGCCGTGCTCTGGAACAGCAAGGTCGTGATCCTCGACGAGCCGACCGCGGCGCTGGGCGTCGCGCAGACCGAGCAGGTGCTCAACCTGGTGCGCCGCCTGGCGGACAACGGGCTCGGCGTGGTGCTGATCACGCACAACATGGCGGACGTCATGCGCGTCGCCGACAGCATCGCGACGCTCTACCTCGGCCAGATGGCCGCGCAGGTGCGCGCGAAGGACGTCACCAACCGGCAGGTCGTCGAGCTGATCACGACGGGCCAGACCGACGTGCTGGCGGGCGTCGCATGA
- a CDS encoding sugar ABC transporter substrate-binding protein yields the protein MRIKILAGAITAALAISVAACGSDDPAPSSTGSNGTATPAATAKVGVILPDTASSARWEQADRPLLGEAFKAAGVESDIQNANGDKAKFGTIADQMLNEGVNALLIVNLDSPSAAAVINKAKQQGVPVIDYDRLTLGGGASYYVSFDNVAVGTAQGEGLVKCMQANGDKSGPVALLNGSPTDNNATLFKQGYEKAIKDAGYTIAADQSVPDWDNTKAGTIFEQMFTKAKGNFVGVDSANDGLAGAVVSVLGRNGEDGKIPTTGQDATDEGLQRVLAGTQCMTVYKAIKKEADAAAQLAIALAKGDTAGADKLATGQVEDTETKQQVKSVLLQPQAIFKDNVKDVVADGFTTAAKLCTTADLKKACQENGVGA from the coding sequence ATGCGTATCAAGATCCTGGCCGGCGCGATCACCGCGGCCCTCGCCATCTCCGTCGCCGCGTGCGGCAGCGACGACCCCGCTCCATCCAGCACCGGTTCAAACGGCACCGCGACGCCCGCCGCCACCGCCAAGGTCGGCGTGATCCTGCCGGACACCGCATCGTCGGCGCGCTGGGAGCAGGCGGATCGCCCGCTGCTCGGCGAGGCGTTCAAGGCCGCCGGCGTCGAGTCCGACATCCAGAACGCCAACGGCGACAAGGCCAAGTTCGGCACGATCGCCGATCAGATGCTCAACGAGGGCGTCAACGCGCTGCTGATCGTCAACCTCGACTCGCCGTCCGCGGCGGCCGTGATCAACAAGGCCAAGCAGCAGGGCGTGCCGGTCATCGACTATGACCGCCTGACGCTCGGCGGTGGCGCGTCGTACTACGTGTCCTTCGACAACGTGGCCGTCGGCACGGCGCAGGGCGAGGGCCTCGTCAAGTGCATGCAGGCCAACGGCGACAAGAGCGGCCCCGTGGCGCTGCTCAACGGCTCGCCGACCGACAACAACGCGACGCTGTTCAAGCAGGGCTACGAGAAGGCGATCAAGGACGCGGGCTACACGATCGCGGCCGACCAGTCCGTCCCGGACTGGGACAACACGAAGGCCGGCACGATCTTCGAGCAGATGTTCACGAAGGCCAAGGGCAACTTCGTCGGCGTGGACTCCGCCAACGACGGCCTCGCCGGCGCGGTGGTGTCGGTGCTCGGGCGTAACGGCGAGGACGGCAAGATCCCGACGACGGGCCAGGACGCGACCGACGAGGGCCTGCAGCGCGTGCTCGCCGGCACCCAGTGCATGACGGTCTACAAGGCGATCAAGAAGGAGGCCGACGCGGCCGCCCAGCTCGCCATCGCGCTCGCCAAGGGCGACACCGCCGGCGCGGACAAGCTCGCCACGGGCCAGGTCGAGGACACCGAGACCAAGCAGCAGGTCAAGTCGGTGCTGCTGCAGCCGCAGGCGATCTTCAAGGACAACGTCAAGGACGTCGTCGCCGACGGCTTCACCACCGCAGCCAAGCTCTGCACGACCGCGGACCTCAAGAAGGCCTGCCAGGAGAACGGAGTCGGCGCGTGA